A genomic region of Klebsiella sp. RIT-PI-d contains the following coding sequences:
- a CDS encoding zinc-binding alcohol dehydrogenase family protein has protein sequence MKAIVITGAAQNGSNIDFLQDAELPEPVAHGHDLLIEVKAISVNPVDTKVRAGFNADQPRVLGWDATGVVVAKGEDVTLFNEGDEVWYAGALGRAGSNSERQLVDERIVALKPKSIDYAPAAALPLTAITAWELLFHRLGIKEGGGQGESVLIVGAAGGVGSILTQLAAKLTHLTVIGTASRPDSQQWVKKSGAHHVIDHSLPLADELQRVGVNNVNYVASLTHTDEHYPAIIEALAPQGKLALIDDPQSLDARPLKAKSISLHWEFMFTRSMFETVDMIEQHHLLTRVASLIDDGTLISTLGEHYGKINAENLRHAHRLLETGRSVGKIVLEGF, from the coding sequence ATGAAAGCTATCGTCATTACCGGGGCTGCACAAAACGGCAGCAATATTGATTTTTTACAGGATGCAGAACTGCCTGAGCCCGTTGCACACGGGCACGATCTCCTGATCGAGGTAAAAGCGATTTCGGTGAACCCGGTAGATACCAAAGTCCGTGCGGGTTTTAACGCCGACCAGCCGCGCGTGCTGGGGTGGGATGCCACGGGCGTGGTGGTGGCAAAAGGCGAAGACGTTACGCTTTTTAATGAAGGGGATGAGGTGTGGTATGCCGGTGCGTTGGGCCGCGCCGGTAGTAACAGTGAACGGCAGCTGGTGGACGAGCGGATCGTGGCGCTTAAACCGAAGAGTATTGATTATGCCCCGGCAGCTGCGCTACCACTAACGGCGATCACCGCCTGGGAATTACTGTTTCACCGGCTGGGGATCAAAGAAGGAGGTGGACAGGGCGAGAGCGTGTTGATCGTGGGGGCGGCGGGCGGCGTCGGCTCAATTTTGACCCAGCTGGCAGCAAAACTGACGCATTTAACGGTTATCGGTACCGCATCCCGCCCGGACAGCCAGCAGTGGGTGAAGAAATCAGGTGCGCATCATGTCATCGATCACAGCTTGCCTCTGGCTGATGAACTGCAACGCGTCGGCGTCAACAACGTGAATTATGTTGCCAGTTTGACCCATACTGATGAGCACTATCCGGCGATAATCGAGGCGCTGGCCCCCCAGGGCAAGCTGGCGCTGATCGACGATCCGCAAAGCCTGGATGCCCGCCCGCTGAAAGCGAAAAGTATTTCGCTGCACTGGGAGTTTATGTTTACACGTTCTATGTTTGAGACAGTCGATATGATTGAACAGCACCATCTGCTAACGCGCGTCGCCTCATTAATTGATGACGGCACACTTATCAGCACGCTGGGCGAACATTACGGGAAGATTAATGCGGAGAATTTACGCCACGCGCACCGACTGCTGGAAACAGGGCGTTCCGTTGGCAAAATAGTGCTGGAAGGCTTTTAA
- the wecA gene encoding UDP-N-acetylglucosamine--undecaprenyl-phosphate N-acetylglucosaminephosphotransferase translates to MDFVMILLSAVGGLTIARFTAPVFGLVDKPDARKVHEGHIPLVGGISVWVAISALQYINPQWLPHQQVFWFCISMLLIVGVLDDRFNLPVLPRVIAQAIAAALMMRSGLWLASLGEIIPGYVVTLGAAGYLVTLIAIWASINAFNMIDGIDGLLGAVSCVTFGALGILFYLHGNIGAWHWCLALVLAVMPYLMANLGLFGGKKRKVFMGDAGSTVIGFAVIWLLVVATQNEDAVIAPVTALWLIALPLADMSAVSLRRLLSGNSPFRPDRGHIHHIIMKCGYSSRWTLVILFVAAVFCASIGILFDRLQIAEWVSLTLFLLFFAGWVRFSMKVFHR, encoded by the coding sequence ATGGATTTTGTGATGATCCTGCTCAGTGCTGTTGGTGGACTTACCATTGCGAGGTTTACCGCACCGGTATTTGGGCTTGTCGACAAACCCGATGCGCGTAAAGTGCATGAAGGGCATATTCCCCTGGTCGGCGGTATTTCTGTGTGGGTGGCGATAAGCGCCCTGCAATATATTAACCCGCAATGGCTACCTCATCAGCAGGTCTTCTGGTTCTGTATTTCAATGTTGTTGATTGTTGGCGTACTCGACGATCGGTTTAACCTGCCGGTACTGCCACGCGTCATCGCACAGGCGATTGCGGCAGCGCTGATGATGAGGTCAGGATTATGGCTGGCCTCGCTGGGCGAAATCATTCCGGGTTATGTCGTGACGCTGGGCGCAGCGGGATATCTGGTCACTCTTATTGCTATTTGGGCATCGATTAATGCTTTTAACATGATTGACGGCATTGATGGATTACTCGGCGCAGTGTCATGTGTCACGTTCGGTGCGCTCGGCATCCTGTTCTACCTGCATGGTAATATTGGCGCGTGGCACTGGTGTCTGGCGCTGGTACTGGCCGTGATGCCGTATTTAATGGCCAATCTCGGTCTGTTTGGCGGCAAAAAGCGTAAAGTCTTTATGGGCGATGCGGGCAGCACGGTGATTGGTTTTGCGGTCATCTGGCTGCTGGTGGTGGCAACGCAAAATGAGGATGCCGTCATTGCACCGGTGACCGCCCTGTGGCTGATAGCGCTGCCCCTGGCTGACATGTCGGCCGTCTCCCTGCGCCGACTGCTGAGCGGTAACAGCCCCTTCCGTCCGGACCGGGGACATATCCATCATATTATTATGAAGTGTGGCTACAGCAGCCGCTGGACGCTGGTGATCCTGTTTGTTGCCGCCGTGTTTTGTGCCTCCATCGGCATTCTTTTTGATCGTCTGCAAATTGCAGAATGGGTTAGCCTGACCCTTTTCCTGCTCTTTTTTGCCGGGTGGGTACGATTCTCAATGAAGGTGTTTCACCGTTAA